One Deinococcus sp. LM3 genomic region harbors:
- the trpB gene encoding tryptophan synthase subunit beta, whose product MSLTLPTYPQPDGRGRFGRFGGRYVPETLIPALDELERAYAAAKVDPAYLNELDRLLRDFVGRPSGLYLAERLTAHAGGAKIYLKREDQNYTGAHKINNCLAQALLAKRMGKQRVVAETGAGQHGVASATAAALLGLDCVVYMGAEDIRRQELNVFRMKLLGAEVRAVTSGTSTLKDATNEAIRDWVTNVRDTFYILGSVVGPHPYPAMVRDFQSVIGEEVKVQHQALEGRPVPDAIVACVGGGSNAIGIFAPFAYLPEEQRPRLIGTEAAGEGVDSGRHAASVAGGRVGVLHGAMMYLLNDDEGQIVPPHSISAGLDYPGIGPEHCLYSETGVAEYVPVTDAQAMDALQLCTRLEGIIPALETAHALHHAVELARTMRPDQTIVVNLSGRGDKDVAEVMRLLSLPAGQSSTPGTLHARPEVQA is encoded by the coding sequence ATGTCCCTGACACTCCCCACCTACCCGCAACCCGACGGACGTGGCCGCTTCGGTCGCTTCGGCGGGCGGTACGTGCCCGAAACGCTCATTCCCGCCCTCGACGAACTCGAACGTGCCTACGCCGCCGCCAAGGTGGACCCCGCGTACCTGAACGAACTCGACCGGCTGCTGCGCGACTTCGTGGGCCGACCCAGCGGCCTGTACCTCGCCGAGCGCCTCACGGCCCACGCTGGCGGCGCGAAGATCTACCTGAAGCGCGAGGACCAGAACTACACCGGCGCGCACAAGATCAACAACTGCCTCGCGCAGGCCCTGCTGGCCAAGCGCATGGGCAAGCAGCGCGTCGTCGCCGAGACCGGCGCCGGACAGCACGGCGTCGCCAGCGCCACCGCCGCCGCCCTGCTGGGCCTGGACTGCGTGGTGTACATGGGCGCCGAGGACATCCGCCGCCAGGAACTGAACGTGTTCCGCATGAAACTCCTGGGCGCCGAGGTCCGCGCCGTCACCAGCGGCACCAGCACCCTGAAAGACGCCACCAACGAGGCCATCCGCGACTGGGTCACGAACGTCCGCGACACCTTCTACATCCTGGGCAGCGTCGTCGGGCCGCACCCGTACCCGGCCATGGTCCGCGACTTCCAGAGCGTGATCGGCGAGGAGGTCAAGGTGCAGCACCAGGCGCTGGAGGGCCGCCCCGTTCCGGACGCCATCGTCGCCTGCGTGGGCGGCGGCAGCAACGCCATCGGCATCTTCGCGCCGTTCGCGTACCTCCCGGAAGAGCAGCGCCCCCGCCTGATCGGCACCGAGGCGGCCGGTGAGGGCGTGGATTCCGGCCGGCACGCCGCGAGCGTCGCGGGCGGCCGCGTGGGCGTCCTGCACGGCGCGATGATGTACCTGCTGAACGACGACGAGGGCCAGATCGTCCCGCCGCACTCCATCAGCGCCGGCCTGGACTACCCCGGCATCGGCCCGGAACACTGCCTGTACTCCGAGACGGGTGTGGCCGAGTACGTGCCGGTCACGGACGCGCAGGCCATGGACGCCCTGCAACTGTGCACCCGCCTGGAGGGCATCATTCCCGCGCTGGAAACCGCGCACGCCCTGCACCACGCCGTGGAACTCGCGCGCACCATGCGCCCCGACCAGACGATCGTCGTGAACCTCTCGGGCC
- the gluQRS gene encoding tRNA glutamyl-Q(34) synthetase GluQRS: protein MNTEPGLEGGRGVPVGRYAPSPTGAMHLGNARTALLAWLHSRAPGGRHLLRFEDLDTGRVRPWAYDLIRRDLEWLGLDWDAESVQSRQLDRYREAAARLDTYPCTCTRREVQAAVQDSAGAPHGAEPVYPGTCRDPGARHPDRPAALRWRVPDARVCAHDRLTGQTLCQDLRADVGDLVLRRNDGVYAYHLAVVVDDAAAGVTDVLRGADLWTATPRQVALQAALGLPTPRYLHVPLMTDYRGERLAKRGGAPPVSALREAGENAAGVRAQLARSLGWPVPDEVEVADLLPLWRAALAGTRLA, encoded by the coding sequence ATGAACACGGAGCCAGGGCTTGAGGGGGGCCGCGGGGTGCCGGTGGGCCGTTACGCGCCGAGTCCCACCGGGGCCATGCACCTGGGCAACGCCCGCACGGCGCTGCTGGCGTGGCTGCACTCCCGCGCGCCCGGCGGACGGCACCTGCTGCGCTTCGAGGACCTGGACACCGGGCGGGTGCGCCCCTGGGCCTACGACCTGATCCGCCGCGACCTGGAGTGGCTGGGCCTGGACTGGGACGCCGAGAGCGTGCAGTCCCGGCAACTCGACCGCTACCGCGAGGCCGCCGCGCGCCTGGACACCTACCCCTGCACCTGCACCCGGCGCGAGGTGCAGGCCGCCGTGCAGGACAGCGCCGGAGCGCCGCACGGCGCCGAGCCGGTGTACCCCGGCACCTGCCGCGACCCCGGCGCGCGGCACCCGGACCGCCCGGCGGCGCTGCGCTGGCGCGTGCCGGACGCGCGGGTGTGCGCCCATGACCGGCTGACCGGGCAGACGCTCTGCCAGGACCTGCGCGCGGACGTGGGTGATCTGGTGCTGCGCCGCAACGACGGCGTCTACGCCTACCACCTCGCGGTGGTCGTGGACGACGCGGCGGCCGGCGTGACCGACGTGCTGCGCGGCGCGGACCTGTGGACCGCCACGCCCCGGCAGGTGGCGTTGCAGGCGGCGCTGGGCCTCCCGACGCCCCGCTACCTGCACGTGCCGCTGATGACCGACTACCGGGGCGAGCGGCTGGCCAAGCGCGGGGGTGCGCCGCCCGTGTCGGCGCTGCGCGAGGCGGGGGAGAACGCGGCAGGAGTGCGGGCGCAGCTGGCCCGCAGTCTGGGCTGGCCGGTGCCGGACGAGGTGGAGGTGGCGGACCTGCTGCCGCTGTGGCGCGCGGCACTGGCCGGAACACGGCTGGCCTGA
- a CDS encoding ParA family protein → MTKVVAITSEKGGVGKSTLAVHLAGAAHAAGQSVLLIDEDGRVGSSLRWAARTGGLPFPVMDAGDVKPKRLAGFDLIILDTEGRPRRRDLRQLAERTDLILVPSGVSPLELEATRELLDFLSGEDAARKTRVVLTRVPPVGRAAEEAREDLREDGVTVCNAMVRHYAAYQKAAELGILAGEVRDPRAEAAWNDILALAREVL, encoded by the coding sequence ATGACAAAGGTGGTGGCCATTACATCCGAGAAGGGCGGCGTGGGAAAGAGCACCCTGGCCGTTCACCTCGCCGGGGCGGCGCACGCGGCCGGCCAGTCGGTGCTGCTGATCGACGAGGACGGCCGGGTCGGCAGTTCCCTGCGCTGGGCCGCCCGGACCGGCGGGCTGCCGTTCCCGGTGATGGACGCCGGGGACGTGAAACCCAAACGGCTGGCCGGCTTCGACCTGATCATCCTGGATACCGAGGGCCGCCCGCGCCGCCGGGACCTGCGGCAGCTGGCGGAACGCACCGACCTGATCCTGGTGCCCAGCGGCGTGTCCCCGCTGGAACTGGAAGCCACCCGCGAACTGCTGGACTTCCTGTCCGGCGAGGACGCCGCCCGCAAGACCCGCGTGGTCCTGACCCGCGTGCCCCCGGTCGGCCGCGCCGCCGAGGAGGCCCGCGAGGACCTGCGCGAGGACGGCGTGACCGTCTGCAACGCCATGGTGCGGCACTACGCGGCGTACCAGAAGGCCGCCGAACTGGGCATCCTGGCGGGCGAGGTGCGTGACCCGCGCGCCGAGGCCGCCTGGAACGACATTCTGGCGCTGGCCCGCGAGGTCCTGTGA
- a CDS encoding PIG-L deacetylase family protein codes for MTHPDAPAPATPRPTLLAVFAHPDDEAFSVGGTLTHYARLGVNVILACATRGEAGKITVPGMTVDDLGAQREQELREACRALEIPDPVFLDYHDSGRYERTRHDDPKAMMNVNPLDVEVRLRDLIARVQPQVLLTFDPHGGYGHVDHLQIHRATSAAFFSTGHLPYGGPQRLFFTAMSVESAAGIARMGQDLDPLVYGVSEGTFAVSMDVSAYAENKRAALAAHGTQMGAESLLGRMTPEERQAMEERLNHEHFSLGGTRAPVRSYPLRGLFDGLEGFGTLDA; via the coding sequence ATGACCCACCCGGACGCGCCCGCCCCCGCCACCCCCCGCCCCACGCTGCTGGCCGTGTTCGCCCACCCGGACGACGAGGCCTTCAGCGTGGGCGGCACCCTGACGCACTACGCCCGCCTGGGCGTGAACGTGATCCTGGCCTGCGCCACGCGCGGCGAGGCGGGCAAGATCACGGTGCCCGGCATGACCGTGGACGACCTGGGCGCGCAGCGCGAACAGGAACTGCGCGAGGCCTGCCGCGCCCTGGAGATCCCGGACCCCGTGTTCCTGGATTACCACGATTCCGGCCGGTACGAGCGCACCCGGCACGACGACCCGAAGGCCATGATGAACGTGAACCCGCTGGACGTGGAGGTCCGGTTGCGTGACCTGATCGCGCGGGTGCAGCCGCAGGTGCTGCTGACCTTTGACCCGCACGGCGGGTACGGGCACGTGGATCACCTGCAGATTCACCGGGCGACGAGCGCGGCGTTCTTCAGTACCGGGCACCTGCCGTACGGTGGCCCGCAGCGGTTGTTCTTCACGGCCATGAGCGTCGAGTCGGCGGCCGGTATCGCGCGGATGGGGCAGGATCTCGATCCGCTGGTGTACGGCGTGTCGGAGGGTACGTTCGCGGTCAGCATGGACGTCTCGGCGTACGCGGAGAACAAACGTGCGGCGCTGGCAGCCCACGGCACGCAGATGGGCGCCGAGAGCCTGCTGGGCCGCATGACCCCCGAGGAGCGGCAGGCCATGGAGGAGCGCCTGAACCACGAGCACTTCAGCCTGGGCGGCACGCGCGCCCCGGTAAGGTCGTACCCGCTGCGCGGCCTGTTCGACGGCCTGGAGGGTTTCGGCACGCTGGACGCCTGA
- a CDS encoding BMP family ABC transporter substrate-binding protein, whose protein sequence is MKKILTIALALSASVASAQTLRVGLAYDAGGKFDKSFNQSAYEGSQRAVKALGVQAKDFEPSDPSQSVQGIRSFANEGFDLTIGVGFANNASISQVAKENPDLAFGLIDDISAEKNVASLVFQEEQGSYLVGYLAALNSSTGVLGFVGGMDIPLIHKFEAGYTAGAKAANPKVKVIAQYVGTTPDAWNNPGKAKEIAGSMRSKGADIIFAAAGGSGNGVIDYIKQTQCLKAGNLPSGVKFNTNNFAKVAKSAAYTKACAGNTRPMFFIGVDSNQNYLGDFDKNPATMNHGLTSMLKRVDNAVYALIKDVKENKFKAGERRFGLKEGGVGYAVDQYNKNLITSAQVQKVEAVKAKIISGAIKVPTK, encoded by the coding sequence ATGAAGAAGATCCTGACCATTGCCCTTGCCCTGAGCGCCAGCGTCGCCAGCGCCCAGACCCTCCGCGTCGGCCTCGCGTACGACGCCGGCGGTAAATTCGACAAGAGCTTCAACCAGAGCGCCTACGAGGGCAGCCAGCGCGCCGTGAAGGCCCTGGGCGTCCAGGCCAAGGACTTCGAACCCAGCGATCCCAGCCAGTCCGTGCAAGGCATCCGCTCGTTTGCCAACGAGGGCTTCGACCTGACCATCGGCGTGGGCTTCGCCAACAACGCCAGCATCAGCCAGGTCGCCAAGGAGAACCCCGACCTCGCCTTCGGCCTGATCGACGACATCTCCGCCGAGAAGAACGTCGCCAGCCTGGTCTTCCAGGAAGAGCAGGGCAGCTACCTCGTCGGCTACCTCGCCGCGCTGAACTCCTCGACCGGCGTGCTGGGCTTCGTGGGCGGCATGGACATTCCCCTGATCCACAAGTTCGAGGCGGGCTACACGGCCGGCGCCAAGGCCGCCAACCCAAAGGTGAAGGTCATCGCGCAGTACGTCGGCACCACCCCTGACGCCTGGAACAACCCCGGCAAGGCCAAGGAAATCGCCGGCAGCATGCGCTCCAAGGGCGCCGACATCATCTTCGCGGCCGCCGGCGGCAGCGGCAACGGCGTGATCGACTACATCAAGCAGACCCAGTGCCTCAAGGCCGGCAACCTGCCCAGCGGCGTGAAGTTCAACACGAACAACTTCGCCAAGGTCGCCAAGAGCGCCGCCTACACCAAGGCCTGCGCCGGCAACACCCGCCCCATGTTCTTCATCGGTGTGGACAGCAACCAGAACTACCTGGGCGACTTCGACAAGAACCCCGCCACCATGAACCACGGCCTGACCAGCATGCTCAAGCGCGTCGACAACGCCGTCTACGCCCTGATCAAGGACGTCAAGGAGAACAAGTTCAAGGCCGGCGAGCGTCGCTTCGGTCTGAAGGAAGGCGGCGTGGGCTACGCGGTCGACCAGTACAACAAGAACCTGATCACCAGCGCGCAGGTGCAGAAGGTCGAGGCCGTCAAGGCCAAGATCATCAGCGGCGCCATCAAGGTTCCCACCAAGTAA